Genomic DNA from Magnolia sinica isolate HGM2019 chromosome 4, MsV1, whole genome shotgun sequence:
GAATATATTCTATGGGAATTTTCGAAAGGGAATATGCTCTATGTGGCTATGAACCCTTTATTACACAACCATTCATACAATGGATGGGTAGATGATCTGATGGGAACTAACCATTGCCTATGAAGATGGTAGGAGTCAAAAGGGCCACTTAAGCTATCTGATCAATGCAAATTTCAACTCCATGGTAGGGCACACAAGATCATCCCATCTATAAAAATTCTATGAGTATCATGAATTTTACAAAATGGCAACCACAAAATCTTtcgtacatgtggcacatgcatgagcTAACCAGGGCCATTTATCTGGATGGCCATCATGTGGATGTACTGACCCCAAAATAAAGGCAATCAAACTGCCATAGTTGTCTAACCAGTGGAGACCCTAATTGGACAATTAACACAATTTAAGCAAAAAACAGAGCAATAGTCAAGAGCTAACAACCAAAATATATATCAGTGGATACTACAAACTATCcacatatggcccaccagatcaacagtcaaAAACAAAGTCGGTAATTTCATTGAGTGGCCCACGTGTGCATTGATGTGGGCAGTGGACCAACCTGATCTTTTGGACCAGGGCACATGATGGTGAGAATCTTGCACATCTGGGTTGTGTCCCACCAAAAGTCcagatggaaaaaataaatacgaAAGATGAATGCCCGCATCCAAGGCAAGCACTGcatgatggacagcccacatCAGAGGTGGAGCCCATATgctggacaatccacatcaaaggtgggctctgcatgatggacagtggctattgaagatgggccccacatgatggatggccaacttccaaggtggaccctacataaTGGACTGCAAattaaaggtcagcccctaataatgacagcccacatcaaaggtgagccctgcatgatgaacaacccacatcaaatgttggccccacacgatggacagTAGATTCCATGGAGACCATACAGACTTGAGGGATAAAAAATTACAATGTTGAAAACCAAACATACTTTTCAATATGTTAtgtaccaaacatacttatctgctgaagaaatataaatttaaatgtgTTATGTACCAAacatacctcgtttcaacactggggtcttggtatcgattccctagtgggggtggctaacagtgaagtgtgaactgacagtgggtgtgctaacaagctaactggaaaaaaaaaaaaaaatgtaaaaattaaaattaaaaaaacaaaaaaaccaagAAAGCTACCTGTGACATAAGTAGCTTTTCTAaagtaacttactatccaaatgcccccttagtGATGACTAGGGCTCAACCAGTACGATATGCTACCTTCCATATCGACATTGTGATACCAAGGTTCTTTTGTTTATTTACCTAATTGGCTGGTACAAGTACAAAAGCACTGGGTATTTCATGCATGCATTTCAGCGAACCTGGCACCATTATCAGAACTGTTTATTCGTTTATTCGATAGGAATGGACCACCTGTAAATCCTGAGGATTAGAAGATAATTAACAATTCATACTAACCCATAATACACAAAGGGTTGTGATCTGCAAATCTGGGAGATTCACAGGGTATCCACCATCCATGACCATGCCCATCACGCAACCAGTTTGATCAATGGTCATGGGCTCCACATGCAAAAATGGTTGCGCACTGGGAAACTATACAAATAGTGATGTGCAGGCTGCCCATAATTCCTAGATGCCAAAACAACTTGGAAGCACTTTCTTTGTGCATTTCGTTCTGGAATTAATATGCATCAGACCCTTTTATCCATTAGACTATTGAAGGACAGAAATCCGACCTAATATGGATTTTCCGGAATCTGAAAATCACTTCAACAAAACCCTCTTCAAATATTCCCAGGCAAAAGTGCatctagggcatgtttggatgttaCTAATATGCAAACAAAATGGACGTTGTGCTCGTTTCTATTTAAAGAATCAAGCTCACATTTTGGAGCAGGTTGGATTGACCTTCTCCATTCCCCCAAACAGGGTTTCCGAAACAAAGCTGTTTTCACTTTTAAGTAAGCACCGTTTAATTCCCGCCCTTCCCCTAACAGCGCCTAATTTCGCAGGTCGATGCAGCTTAGGCTCCCAACTTGTGCAAGTTCCTGCAAAATCCTAATCTAACAAGAACAAATCAATGCCAACAAACTCTCTCTTCAATTCATCACCTGTCTCCATCCGAGACTAAAATGTATATGCTTTTCTCTTTGAAGTTTTTACAGCTAGTACGATCTACCATGTCAGTCTTGAATAGCACAGCTGGTCATGGACACCTACTCTCCTAGGTATGACCCGGGTCTCCATGGGCTTCTGACAAGAAGCCTGGatcgaaaataataataataataataataataacaacaacaacagtgAGAACCAGAAAAATCATATCATTTGTCCAATGGGTGATGTTGCCAAAGAATAATTTTGTAGTGCTGGTTTGGATCCACAGCATCTTGCTTTAAATCTGAAAGCTCAGTAAACATGAGAACAAGGACTGTTTGCATGGTTCCCTTGCTTCCAGACACCCCATCTTCAAGCACCAAACACAAACACACCATGTGCCAATGCAGGAACAGGATGTTCATCGGGTAGTAGATGAGGCGTCCTGTTCCAGAAAACAGGTCAGCTCACTCATCAGGTGAGCAACACATGCACTGTGTAGCCTGTTGGTAATCATTCTTCTAATTGTCTACTTCTTCATaaatgtgcagcccacatgatATGTATACTAGCAGGATTTTTGGGCAAAAGGGAACACTCAAAcggtggaccacctgatgaatatTCCACACCCCACATCGGCAGGTGCTGTCAACACGTGTTTGGCACGGGAAGATGGGTGTCTAGAGATAGCATTCCTCTTCCAATTACAAGaacacaaaaaattaaaaaaaaataaaaaataaaaaataaatcagaattCCATTAGTTCAAGAAATACCTCTTTCTTAGACCATGTAAGATAGACCACTTGCAGTCTGGAGATGATTGGAAACTTCCCACTGCTTTACTCATGCACATGAACTGTGCGGGTAGGTATATCGCTATGCCGATCAGAGTAAAATGAGATACATCGATACACTGAGCTTGAGAACATTTTCTTCTCCATTGCAAGTCAAGACCAGCATGAAAAGAGTTGCCTTGTCATTTCAGTCACCACTAGGTAGTCCCTTCCATCAAACTGAACATTTTTGTCCTAAAGAAGAAGATGGAGCGAGTATAGACTCCCGTTGCAGCTATTATGGACACCCCAACGTAGATGCTCACAGTTGCAGTGCAAACGTACAGGTACCTGTAAGAGCAAGGACTCCATCTGCATTACTAGATCTTACTAGACTAAGAAACATTTATGCACGCGAGGTATCTAAATAACACTTCCATGCAGATTTTTCATAACAGCTTAATGTTTGAAGAAAGAAGGTTTTGAAAAATTAAGGAGAATTATATCATCATTGAGCCGAGGCTAGGCAGTGTACTCAGGTTTTTCAGCTTGTAAAGGTGGGCTCCGTGGTTCAATGATCTAGACCCTTGGCATGGCATGAACCACAGTGGATGGACCATAGCTAGAAAGCTACTTGACAGGACAATTCTGACCTTTCACTTTTTGGGCTGCAAGTAGGCAACACAAAAACTGCAATAAGTAGTGCACACACACTGAAAGAAGGCCCCAGACTGATGgctatcttccaatctgggaaatCTTTAGGCATGGTCCGGACATGGTGGGTTGCATCAGACTAACGGCTGGATCATGGAACCGTGTGACCCACTTGTACAAGATGAAAAAACTGATTATACAGTGCATATCCTCAGCTCAACGATGATATAATCCCCCTATGAATAATTTGGTAAAACCAAGCATTTTGCTCAACCAAGGCATGCTGGACGGTTGATATAGTATATAAACAGTAATTTAGAACAAATGCTTTTTCTTACTTTGGCGAGAACACACTCCAAACAAACAGATGGTTCCTCATAAGCAACAATATGATGGTGAATGCAGTCAACACAACCGAGTTCAAGCCCAGGGGCAGAAGACAAGGAATCCCAACCATCATCCGGAGATGACAACCCAAATCTTCATTCCGTGACGCTCGTAGATATTTCATCTCCGTCATGGGTATGTACATTGTCATAGCAAGAAGAAACAACAGAGGAGATGCGTAAGTAATCATGAATACCAAGACACCAGCAAGTACCGTAGAACGACTAGAGATGCCCTGGTAACCAATAACAACATGGTAAGCAGAGATGGCATATTACTATAATCCAAATGATAACGACAAAAACTATGAACATCTTTGGTATGGAAGTGTTGGTCATCTAAGTTTGAAGATTACTATGAATGCTCCAGCAACGTCAACAGTAGCTAAGGTGTTGCTGTTGCCTAGTCCAAAATGACCTGCCATTCCCAAAAAGTACATGGCGGCaacctgaaaaaagaaaaataaaatgtgtTGACCCTTGGAAATGCAGCAACTAAATCTGTGGGAAACATGAGAGTGCAGAAAATGAAGCAGAGGATACGCAACTAATTCTCTACTAAGTTTAATTCCGGCACATCAATGGAAAAGCATATGATCCAACGCATGACTACATGGATATTGGTTACAATGCGTATGACAGATACAATCTccgtcctttttctttttccttttcttttattcttttaaaaaaaaaaaaaaaaaaacgaagtaacaTATTTATTAGTAAAACATCAAGAGATTGGGAACAAGTTCCTGTTACAAAGCATGGGACTAGCAACACCATGTCCCTCTCACTCAGCAATGAAACACCGACATACCAATCAGTGTTTTAAAACCCAGACTGGACTGGACAGTCAGACTGGTCTGGACCAGAGCTACCACCAAAACAGCCGGGATCACTAGAAACCCAGGTTGAGTAGGTGGGCAACTTTTtcgtaagaaaaaagaaaattccacAAGTCAAGGGTCATACACGTGCTTTCTACTAATAAACCAAAATGCCCAAACCACTATGCTAAGAGTAGATTGTTTGCTAATTTCTTATAATATAAAGATTTTGTATTAAAGATATTTCCAGGCCAGAACAATTCAGTGTGGGTCTGACTGGTTGGACCAAAACACCAACACAAAAACGTTGGGGGCCTGGTCCAAGTTTTGAAACATAGGTACCAATAGCTACACAAAACAGGCAGTAACAAATCAACATGATACATCCACCAAGAAGAGAACGCGCGCGCGCACAGAGAGAGTTTTTCTAAGTGCACACACGTGCAATAAAGCTCGTGTACCACcacacacgtgccagcatggcacatcagtgggagatctaatccatccatcagattggtatgattttctacatttttttctcaaaagtaAAATCTGGTctaatcagcatgtgggccccattattgGAAACCAGTAGATGGGTTCGAAAACTTCATCCAAGCCTTTCAGGTActctgtgtgtgtgcgcgcgcgcgcgcgcaaaCTGCTGCATACATGACCAGCAGATGGacatgattcttgggctaggcAATCAAGTTAGTGGTGCCatgctgatggatggattggatctcaggtCTATCATGCCACGCTTGCACATGTGTAGCGTGtagatgagctttattgcacacatgcGTGCGATTAGCAAAACTCATATATGTATGAGAGaatgtctcaagtccaaccagttggactgtgGCTATGGTCCACCTAGTGGATAACATCAGCCTTTCATGTGCATGAGACATCCAGAcagtccaataggttggccccactatgatgatcaccttgtacaaaaatcagccatatatacttaccaagtggaccaaacctgtattttgctatttatcaatgactagagtagatagggctgattttgtGTTCTAGGTGACCCAGtaagggaaacagttgggagaggggCAAAGCTTTATTGGCGTGCGTGCATGTGTATGTAGAATACACCTTATTGCAGAAAGTGTATCCTAGAGTAGAAGGATTTACTTTATATGGTTTGCACAGCACACCCTTCAAATCTAAGAATCAATACACATTGAACATTCTCCAGCCGCTGTGGTTGTGGCTACCAACCTTTTACATTTAGAAGAGAAAAATACAGAAGTTATTTGCATAGTGAAAGGAATAAAGACCAGGGATGCCATAACCAACCTCGACCCACTGTTTATGATGTGATCCATCAGTCGAGAAATAATTCATGCTAGCCAGAATTTGCAAAAGAAGCAGCAAGACGGGCATTGCATTTATTGGTTGCTGGAGAAGTAGCTGGAGCAGACACCAACATATTATATATGTCCTTCCATTCAAGTATGCAGAATCTCTTATTCCCACCAGAAGCGACTCAACTTTGATATCAATGGGAAGAGAAGTCGAAACGGGTTCGGTATTCTTGTAAGGCATCCTATTTGAAACAGGAGTGATCCATGGTGATACTAATGCAGTTCCCATCACTGTCATGCCAACAGTAGCATATATGATCTGAGCTATTGAATTAGTGCTAACGACTGCATGATTCTCATATTCCATAATATGAAATAACACCAATGATGCTGATATCCATACACCTATCTGAACTACAAGAACAAAATTTCTCATTGATTTTACTAAGAAAAGAGCGAATGAGCCAAAGCTCACAACCAGGAACACTGAAGCTATCTGGAATGATTTAATGCCGAGAATACCAGCATCCTCGAGCCACTTCGAAATATCAGGAAGATGAGTCCAGTTCACACCACCTTGATGCCAACCTCTCAAAATCCTTCCACAAATAAGAACCACAATGACGGGACATACCTGAAAATAGGTGTCATTATTTTTACTGTTTTTGCTTGATTGACATATGGTAAAGCTCTTTTCTCCTTTATCTTCATTACATAAACTTGATGCTGGTCCTACCGGCAAGGATTGAAGTGCCACTCGCAGAAATATCAAAAACAAGGAAGATGTCAGAAAATGCCATATATATTGCTCTTCCTCTACCATAGAGCTTGCACCGAGACTAAGAACATGAATTAGAACTGCAATCAAAACAAATGCCTCATCCAAACGCCACTTGTTGGTGCAGCCATTTAAGTTGGGAAGGCATTGCATCTGTGTCAGGTAGATCTCACTACATAGCCGAAATAGAAGACTCAGCAGCATCACACATGATATAAGCATTATTGCAATTCCGGATGCAAGTAAGACGAGAGGCTTCTGCATGAGAATGGGAGTATCACTTTTCTACTTTCATTCAATTATATACGATAACATGCTATAAAAATCTACGGAATTTATTTTCAATCAATGCCTTGGATAAGGAAGATATATATTTACATCAGTGACTCTTCGTGATAACCATTCGGTGGAAGTTGTCAAAAATTCATAATATGCGGCAATAGTGGTCCGAAGGTCATCAGTACTATTAGACCTGCATAAAGAAACTCTCGTAAGCACCAGGAAAGCACCACTATTCTTTCACAGAGGAAGTTGCACATTGTAATATATTATCTAAAAGAGAAATTACATTATGCGTAAGACTTACTGAAATTTCCAGGAGCTGTGGAGAGCCACTGCTTTTGAATATAGGCAACAAAACTTTTCTGTGATACAACCATTGCATCTACTCACTGCAAGACATTTTTCATGATGAAAACCATCGCATGCAGAGTTTCCACACAATAAGCCAGGTATTTGTGCTTGCAGCAATCTTAGTAACTGCCAGGAATTCAATTCCAATGCTCGTAGCCATTGCTCATCTGTGGTTGTCAAACGGCATAACACCATGATTTAAGATAGAAAACAACACTAAAAGATATTCAGCAAATAAGAAACATCTTCCAAGTATTCAGGAAATAAGAAACATCTTCCAAGTATGCCAAACTATTTGAAATCATGCTCAACCAAAATGCTATTATTTCCTTTTTATTGATTTGACATGATTTGCTCAACAACAGAAACAATCATGCTACATTATATATTACTAAACTTCTAAACAAGATTCAACTAGAATTCTCCTAAGCTTTCCAGTGTTTCTATTGTGACATGGTGTTAGTTACTCCAAAAGCTGGAGAATTGAGCATGTTCCCAGAGTTCCTATGATTTCTGAGACTGCAAGGTAGTCCCTTTTTTTTTATGAGTAGACTGCAAGGTAGTCAGTTCATTTGAATCACAAATGGCTAGCTTTCTATTTGGTGGCTGTTCACAGACCATTGTGGACAGTGATCTCACATCCACTTCACATGAAGAATATGGTTTCTATTGTTTTATattagggaattttacaaaatagtacctAAATTAATATGGTACTTACATCCCAGTACCTTTTTTTAATTAAGATTTcattaagctacctcattaatgaAGTTATTGTCAAACAGGTACCTTCCGTTAGTTTTCTCTAACGTCTGTCAGTTTAAAGTATAATTTTTTCCTAAATTGACAGAAATGCCCACCAACGTGGAGTCTTTAACCTGGACGCCGATTGCATGTGGTGCAATGTGGACCCCAATatgatgttaaaaaaaaaaaaaaaatttaagtgaaAAATGAATATTTGTAAACAATGTGGATATCATTTGAAAATGAGTAGTTCCGATAGAATCAAATTTTTGATTGATCCGGGCACTTGGAATCCTATGGATGAAGACATGGTCTCTATAGACCCCATTGAGTTttaatccacaacgtccatccaatttgccaaatcattttagggcatgagcccaaaaataaggcagatccaaatttcaagtggaccacactgcaggaaacaatggtgatgaaCGCTTACCagtaaaagcttcttgtgggccacaaaagtttttggatcaagctgatatttgctttttcccttcatctaggtctgtatgtccttatcaataggttggatggcaaataaaacattatggtgggcattacggtgggccctaggaattttttaatggtaagcattaaaccagcactgtttcccatggtatggtccagctgagatttggatctgcataatttttgggtacatgccctaaaaggagctgggaaaatggatggacggcgataCACACtacatacataggtgggtcccatagtaaGGGTTGCACCGTGTTGGGTGTTGCCGAGGCCACAGCTAATCTGGAAAGCTTTAACCCGCGGCAAAGACGGATGCAGATTGCTTGTGCTCCTAGACTTCCTGTAGTCGTAAGTTGTGTCGAGCCCCCAAAGATTCTTGTAATAAATGCACTCCGTTCATAAGTTTTGCAAGACAACAATAGGACAGAaatttaaaaatcaggcagatccataactcaagtgggccacaccacatgtaaCAGTGAGgattggatgcccaccattgcaaactttgtgggggccacagaagttttgtatcaggatgatatttgtgcctacaatttatctgagtggtaataagcCTGTGAACAGTTTGTACTTTGGATAGACTATGAACATCATGGTTGGCTCTGGCAAGGTTTCAAACGTTGACgtttctgttcccactgtttaatgtggtgtggcccacatgagttctggaTCTACCTGATCTTTAAGCTcctatcctattgtggtcttgcaaaactgatggacggagtggatttgtgatgggcatctctgtgggccccacaccatttCTGACTACGGGAACTTCCCTAATCGGGAGCATAAGCAATCCACATCCAGCAAAGACACCAAAGCAGTGCCTTTAACCTGGATTGTATATGATGCTCCgcgggccccaacatgatgtatatacttaatccacgccgtctatccattttgccagatcattttaggacatgagcccaaaaatgacacatccaaatctcaggtggaccacaccgcaagaaacagtggtgatgaatGCCCAGCTaaacttcttatgggctacaaaagttttggatcaagctaatatttttttccccttcgcccaggtctatgtgacctaaccaacaggttggatggaaaataaacattgtggtgggcattagggtgggccctaggaagttttttatggtggtcattcaatcaccattgtttcctatagcatggtccatttgagatttggatctacctcatttttgggctcatgccctaaaatgaacgggaaaattagatggacggcgtggatacatcatggtgggtcccacaaagcaccaactagCAAGCAGTAGCCACATCCCTACTACTATGCAATTGGCATCCAgagatttgtttttctttttttaagattttttttatataataatacatcattaatatctttcaaaaaaaaaataataataataataataatacatcatTAATGATATTTACATCTAGGTACCTAATTAATTCTTATTAAGCAACCTCATTAATTGggggcattttcatcattttaggaAAACTCATTCTTTAAACTGACGGACTAATGTAGGACGTggcatagatacattcctagcatggctgGACCAAAAGAAAGCCAAATGGAAGCGGAACTAGTCTGTCAAATCCAGGCCCAGTCCTACGTAAGGCATGATGTAAATGGGCCCCAGGTACGTCCGAATAGGGAGAAATTTCCGTTTGAAGTGTGAACAGTAAATCggacataacttttgatctgggtatcgttgCGGGACGcacgacctatcaatctttattgtaacgggccatccgaggtcaACTTTGTGGGTCGTGTACATCCGTTTTGCGAGAAAATGCACACTTCCAGTTTAAAAACAGGATTTTTAGggaaaatttttactatttttagtcatTTCGATTTTTGTCGTATTTCCTCATTGTTAGAGTTTTAGGattcctttcttttttagaaattacgtAATCATGCTACGACTTCTATAGTAAAGTTTATCTggactttctatttttggcaaattaggCACTAGATGAGATTTACTATTGTTGGTAACTTCTATTaaggttagaattttactatttttggtaattatgaattagggttttttttttttctttattagtagtgtaattgagaaatcatacacattagacattattcaataaaatatccgagttctctcttttttcttgtggattcaagaaactaccttgtggattcaaggcctTCACtaattgaggaagacggtgatctttCTCTTCAATTTTTCACACTCTTCCCTGTTTCACGGACGTTGGAGAAAACTAACGGAAGGTACCCATTTGACAaaacttgattaatgaggtagcttaatgAAAACTTAATTAAAAAAGGTACCGGGatgtaaatatcatattaatgatGTAACATTTCGTAAAATtccctttatattattattttcctcTTTGGTCCTTAAGGGTGATGTGTTAGAATAACATTTAAGTTAACAGGCTTTGGTTTATGTAATTACTTAAGGGGGTATTTTTGTACTTTCACATATATTAAGAAATCCTTAATGATAAGGGGGATACTAGGGGTGGGGCATCACCACCTCTTTAagccttctctcttttttcttactTCTCCTCATATTCTCTTTCCTCCTCATCACTCAAGGAACATGATATCAAAAAGGTAAAAGATTTGTTATCTTGTTTCTTCCCCCTTCTTTCACTTTCTttctcttccctctctctttccatcTCTACAACGTGAAACCCTAAATTGTTTGGGGGCTAATCTACACAAATCGCTTTCATTCGTTATTCAACACCATATAGTGGGTCATGTAGTTGTGCCACGTGattgtgtttgaggcccacttccACATGCAACCAATCATGACGGTTCAAAGTGAGCCATTGTGCATCTATGGCCACATTTGAAAATCAAGTGAGGGTGTAGAGATCATGAATAAACGAGAAGGATTTTTCGTATTCATCATCGCTCGGTCCATAAGTGTGTGGTGGCGATCATTGATCTATGGTCTCTTAAAGCAATGTTGGGTGAGTTTAAGGCCAAGTTCTTCCCTATTTGTTTAATCTCCTCTTCCTTAAATATGGACGTCAAGAATCATGCTAAGAGCAATCTTTTGTCTTCATCTGAGTTGATAAATCTTCCAATTACATTGACCAAACTTAACGTTGCAAATTATTTACACCAATCAACATTAGTTGAAGTGTTTCttacaagaagaagaaaattgaagTATTTGACATCTCCTAATCCTAATGAAAGATCAACAAATTATGAAGATTGGGTGGCAAAAGATGCTCAAATCAGAGCCCTGTTATGAAATAACATGGAACTACTTATTAA
This window encodes:
- the LOC131242426 gene encoding uncharacterized protein LOC131242426 isoform X4 — protein: MSSLTCARLATWTIAAVLLQVLGLSLFALGFFPVKPTLSGVSGPESYQMPTCDSTLEDGNKTALPPDHLRSLYKEMSGIPPSFDRLILMVVDGLPAEFVLGKGDQPPSKAMMEAMPYTQSLLSNGRAVGYHAKAAPPTVTMPRLKAMVSGAIGGFLDVAFNFNTQAFLDDNLLGQFCKIGWKMVMLGDETWIKLFPGLFMRQDGVSSFYVKDTVEVDHNVSRHLEVELVTADWNLLILHYLGLDHVGHIGGRYSTLMAPKLKEMDEVIKKIHMSTILHQNNLDKRTLLMIVSDHGMTDNGNHGGSSYEETDSLALFIGLQFKVPDSALATHNNALQVDIAPTLALLFGVPIPKNNVGVLIARVLDSLTDEQWLRALELNSWQLLRLLQAQIPGLLCGNSACDGFHHEKCLAVSRCNGCITEKFCCLYSKAVALHSSWKFQSNSTDDLRTTIAAYYEFLTTSTEWLSRRVTDKPLVLLASGIAIMLISCVMLLSLLFRLCSEIYLTQMQCLPNLNGCTNKWRLDEAFVLIAVLIHVLSLGASSMVEEEQYIWHFLTSSLFLIFLRVALQSLPVGPASSLCNEDKGEKSFTICQSSKNSKNNDTYFQVCPVIVVLICGRILRGWHQGGVNWTHLPDISKWLEDAGILGIKSFQIASVFLVVSFGSFALFLVKSMRNFVLVVQIGVWISASLVLFHIMEYENHAVVSTNSIAQIIYATVGMTVMGTALVSPWITPVSNRMPYKNTEPVSTSLPIDIKVESLLVGIRDSAYLNGRTYIICWCLLQLLLQQPINAMPVLLLLLQILASMNYFSTDGSHHKQWVEVAAMYFLGMAGHFGLGNSNTLATVDVAGAFITHDGDEISTSVTE